From the genome of Mucispirillum schaedleri ASF457:
TGTTTTGTATAAAACTCTAACATATTTATCAATAAATTCTCATTTATTAAAGCTTCATCTTTACATGATTTAACTATTTCTATTTGCTCATTATTTTCAATATTTTTACATAATTTTGGAAAATATTCAATATATTCACTTTTATTATGAATATATTCAAATAAAAATATTGTCTTTTTATTCTTAATAAAGCATTTTATTTCATCAAGTTGTTTTTTTGTTATTTTATAAATTTTATCACAATCTGCTATTTGATCATACTCAGGTAATAATAAATCTTCTTTTTGTGATATTGGTTGAATTTTATCACTAATATTTATGTAATTATAATCACCCTTTTCATCATATAATGATTTTAAAATAGAATTAATATTTTCTTGGTTTGTTGCAAATATGAATAAACTTTCTATTAATTTAATAGCATCATCAAATGAAACACTATTATTTGGTTCATTTTTTACTTGAATTGAGTCACAAACAGGTAAATAATCATTACGTTTACGATAATTCTTCATTGGCTCAATTCTAACACCACGTCCTATTGCTTGTAAAATAAGTTTACTATTTTCACTATTCATACCAAGTCCAATAAAATGAATAATGTTAGGTCTGTTTGAATCCCATCCTTCAATAAACATTCTTGAACCTAATAGCATAGTATATGTACTAGATTCATTGTTAATTTCTGAAAAATAATTTGAATCATCAATTGAATAGATTTCCGAACTCTTAGGTAATACATCTTCAATCCAATTATGAGCATCTGAAAATTTTAATAGTGCAAAAGGAGTATTTGAATTTTTTAATTTTAATGCAACTTCAGATTTATTATTGGACGATAATTTATATACTTCTAAAATACTCTTTGTATTATTATAAGCATTTAGAGAATACATTCCTATATCTTGAATTGTAATTGATTTTATAAAATCAATAGGAACATAGCCATCATCTCCAATAGTATAAGCTGGGTTAGGTTGGATATCACTTAATAGTATTGCCATTGATTCTTTAAAAATATTTTCGTCAATAGAATTATTTATTATATCATTTAATACAATAAAAAATTCTTTTAAATCACTTTTTATACTGGAAGTATATTTCTTATTAATACTATGTGCAAAAACTAATAATAGCGGATTATGATAATAACTATATAATAACTTCTTTGCTTTCTTTTGTGCAGTTAATAAAAGTAAACTTTGTATAATTGATATTTTTTTTTCTAAATTAGTATCGAGTTTATTAAATCCATAGTTCATAACTCTTATTTGTTTTCCATAACCACTTCTAATGAATTTATCAAGATTCATATTATAAACAGTATTAATTCTTTTTATTGTGTCAATAAATGTGGCAGAAAAATTAAACATAAATCCTTTTGATGACAATAAATGAAAATATGCTTGCGATGAACTATCCTCATCTCCTTTGTGAGCTTCATCTAAAAAAACATACCATTCACCATTATTATATACTTCTTCATAATTAATTCTTTTTCCTTCTTTATTCTTTTTAGATACTAACTTTTCACTAACAACAGATGAAGTAGTAGTATAATATACTTTTATTGATGGACCATTATAATATTTATTTTTTTTAAAATCCTTTAAAGGTACAAACTCTATCTCAATATCACTATTCTTATTAAAAATTTCTATATGTGTTTTTATTTGCTCTATAATAGTATCATTAGCTGATGAAATCATTATATCATAATTTGGGATTTTTTTATCTAAAATTAACATACTCAACATTTCTATTAATTTTATAATTACCAATGTTTTCCCACTACCCGTAGCCATCCAAAAACACATTTGTTTAAAAAAAAGTGAATTTATTCCAGAAATTGTATTTAATAAATCAAAATCTTTATGATAACACTTATCAACACTATTTTTATATGTTTGAAATATGTTATTTATATCATTAATTTTATATTTATTTAACCTATTAAAATATTGTTGTATATAATTAGTATTATTACTTTTATAAGTAAAATATAATACCACAAGAGCATTTTTTAATGCAGACAGTTGGAAATCATGCAAAGTCCATGTTAAACCAAACTGCTTATTTATATAACTTTCCCAATCATTAGGTAATAACGAAATATTATTTTCTGCAAATTTTTCTAAATAATTGTTATACATTAATAAGTATCCCACCAAATTAATTTTTTAAATGTATTTAAATAAGTTGCATCTATAATGATATTATCCATATCTATTTCTCCAATTGTATCAAGGAGCAACATATTTTTATTAATTTTTATTATATCATACCCAAACAGATTAGATAATGTTTCTGCAATATCACTATATTTATAATGTTCATCTTGAAAATTTGTATATCTATCACCAAGTTTTGCAAAATCAATTAGTATTTTATCATCTTTATAAGTAATAACATATGATAGTTTCTCATCCCATATCAAAATGTCATTTAAATTATTATGTTCTACATATCTTGCACTAGCTAAAACATCCTCATATGTTTCTAATTCATAATATTTAACAAAACCTCCAATTTTAAGATTATTTTCTTTTTTCAATGATTCACTTACACCAGATATTTTTCCATATAATGTTTGTTTTATACGTGGTATTATTACAGAATAAAAATGCTCACCCATCTCTACACCTATCCACTTTCGTCCCATTTTATGTGCAACATTTATTGTAGTTCCTGTGCCTAAAAAACAATCTAAAACTATTGAATCTGAATTTGATGATACACCAATTATTCGTTCCAATAATCTTTCTGGTTTTTGAGTTAATTTATATTCTGATGCAAGTTTAATATATTCTGCTGACATATTAAATACACTACTTATATCCCATACATCTGGACAAGCAACTATACTATAATACCCAATATTATCTTTTCCATTTTGAGCTTCTTTAGATTGATCTTCAAGTGCAGGTATAAAATTTAAATAACGTTTAATCTTAATGCTATTAAATATATAATTACCTGTTTTACTATATAACAATATATCATCATGTTTTTTTGCATACTCTTTCTTGCCTTTTCCACCCATAAAATATTGCCAAACGATATGATTAATCAGCAAGTCAGAACCAAAAACATTATTAAGTATTAATCTACCTAAATAATTAGCCCTATAATCCAAGTGCAAATAAAATGAGCCATAATTACTTAACATATTCTTACAAATCATTAATCTATTATCAATAATAGTAGACCAAGTCGAATCTTGAAAATTATCTATATATCCAAAATCACTCCCTGTATTAAAAGGTGGATCAATATAAATTAAATCTATTTTTTCATTATATTTACTTTTAATAGTATTTAAAGCCTGAAAATTATCACTTTTTACTAATATACCATCTATGTGTTTATCAATATCATCAAAACATGCTAAAATCTTATACTTTAAAGAACCACTAATATTTTTTGTATCTAATGGAAGATATTTATATTGCTCATCTTTTAAGTTAATCCATTTCCAACTTTTTGGAATAAATTCATAATTTAACCATTCATCATATTGCTTTCTTGGTTGTTCAGAGATTAGTATATCAATAATATCAACAGATAACATATCTATAGTAATAATATAATTAGAATTTTTCACCATTTTTGGTTTTTCCCAAATGCTTTTTAATTCATTTTCAAAACGAGCAATTAGCTCAATTATTTCAATTGCTAATTTTCTAACATCATGATATCTGTTTATAGTTTCTTCAGTAAACTTAGTAACAACATCTTTACCTATTTCTTCAAATAAATATATATCTAATTGTTCATTTAAAAACTCTTTTGCATTTTTATGTATAAAATAATCTATATCAGATTGTTTATTAAATTTCTTTATTGCATCATATAAATCATCTTTATTATATAGACTATATATTTTTTTTATTTCTTTCAGAAAATTATCACAATCTTTTTTATTTAATATATTATAGCCATCAATTATATCTTTATTACTTACAACATTGATACATACTTCACACAATATTCCTTGTTGTTCATTTAATTTTTTTATATTTTTATTTTGGATTATATAATAATAAGTGATTTTCTCATTAGCAATTTGTCGTTCAATTAAAGAAGTATCAAAAACATATTTGACATTATTCATATCAAAAGTCATAGATTCAAATACTTTCTCTGTTTTAATATAATATAAATCTTGTGTTTTCCAAAATAATGCAACATCCTTATTATCTTTTAATTGTACATAATTAGTATTATATACCTTTACATTACTATAAAAGGGAGTCCCTGTGTCATTTAAATATTTATTAAAAAACGTATATATTTTTTCATATATATGTTTTATGTACTCTTGTTGTTCTTTGTTAGTTGTTGCTAAAGAATATGACAATAACTGTTCTGTTTCCTTAATAGTCTTAATAATATCTTGATAATATTGGGATTTGATATATATAAGATTTATATAACCACTATTTCCCTCTAAATTTTTAATTCTACCTAAATATATATCTTCTAATTTTTTTAGAAATTCTATTTGAAAATCCATTAATATGCTCCATTTAATACAATATGATATTACCTATATTATACATAGATGTGTAAAAAAAACAAGTTTATAATAATGCTATTAATTTTTTATAATAATTATGCGATATAAATATTTATACTAATGTGGTAAAAGTTATATAATACAGGTGATAAATATTATCCACTATATCCTAATCATCAACATACCCTTCTGGCAGGTGGTCATTTCCAGATACTTTATCTAAAAAGAATGAGAGCAGTGCAGGTATTACAAACATGGTAAACACTGTTGCAAGGGCAAGACCGCCTAATATTACACTTCCCATACCACGATAAAGTTCACTTCCTGCCCCTGGTGCTATAACAAGTGGCAGCATACCAAAAAGTGATGTAGCTGTGCTCATACTAATAGGGCGTATCCGTGTTTTTAAAGCAAGGCGAACTGCTGCTTTGCCATTCATACCAAGTTTTATATAGTTTAATGACTGATACACTATTAAAATAGGGTTATTTACTACTGTCCCCACAAGCATAATAAAGCCAAGCATAGTAATAATGTCAAGCGGCTGCTCTGCAATAAACAAGTCTGTTAAAGCAAGCCCCATAAATCCGCCTGTTGCTGCAAGTGGGATAGAAAATAATATGATTAATGGGTATAAAAAATTATTAAGCAGTGCTGCCATTAAAAAATATGTAATAATAACTGCTAATATAAAGTTGCCAGACAAAGCATTTTTAGCATTTTCAAGTTTTGATGAAGCTCCACTTGTAGATATAATTATACCATTCAGCAGTCCTTCTGCCCGCATTGGCTCAATTACTTTATTCATAATATTATCACGAAGTTCTTCTAATACCATACCTTTTTGCAGTATAATTTTAAATTCAAAAGCTCTTTGAGAATTAAAACGCCTTATTCTTTCTACACTTAAAACTTCCTTAACATCAAACAAATTAGCAACAGGGACAGCAAGCCCAGTAGAAGAATTTACTACAAACTCGCTGACTTCTACAGGGTTTGTTTCCATATTTCCAGTTTCTTTTTCTTCATAAGGTCCACGGAGTGAAATATCTATGGTGCCTATTTCTGGATCTTTAAATTCACCTATTTTTCTGCCGTCTAAATAAACATCTACTGCTACACCCACTTCTTCAGTAGTAAGCCCTGAAGCCATAATTGCTTCCCTGTCTGGATTAAGCTGCACTTCTGGATAAACTGGATTTGCTGACGGGCTTATCTGCATCTGCACATCTGCCATTTCCTGATATATTCTTACCTGAATAAGCTGGACAATAGATATTAACTGGTCATAACTCATATTGCCAGATACATTCATTTTAAATTCGTTACCCTGTCCGCCGCCAACTTTAAATAATGGTGATTGAGAAGTAGAGCCGCGAATACCGGGTATCTGGTTTACAATATTTTGCAGTAATGGTTTATAGTCACCTGCTCGCTGTTCGTCTGTGCTTGTTAATATTGCCCTTACATTTGCACCGCCAGCAAATCCAAATGTATTAATGCGTGGATAGCCGTCTAAATCCTGCTGCATATATGGCTCTAATTCTTTATAAAAAAAATTACCAATCTTTCTTCTTTCTGCTAATGATATACCCGGTGGAACGGTAAGTTTTGTTTCTATCATATTTTTATTGCCAAGTGGAAGATAATCCATTTTAGGCATTAAAATATAAGCACTTATCAAAGATACAGCAGTTAAGCAGGTAACAAATATTATCCTTGTGCTGACTTTTGCATTTATTTTATCAGAAACACTTACTGTAAAATTAACTATTTTTGAGCCAATATTTCCAACAGTTTCATTAAAATGCTGGATTTTATTATGAAATTTTGAATGTGAATTAAACTTAAACTTATCAGTTTTTTCATATATTACTTTTGTTGCAACAGGTATTACAAATACTGATGTTATAAGGCTTAAACCAACTGATGAGCTGACAGCTATTGCAATATCCCCAAAAAGCTGTCCTGCTTCTTCTTTTATAAAAACAATAGGAAGAAATACTGCTATTGTTGTAAGAGTAGATGCTAAAATTGCACCCCATACTTCTCTTACTGCATCATAAGCTGCCAAGACTGCCTTTTTACCCATTTTCATGTGCCTGTCAATATTTTCAAGCACAACAATAGAGTTATCTATAAGCATACCAACAGAAAATGCAATACCTGCAAGACTTATTACATTTAATGACCGCCCTAATGCATTCATTATAAAAAATGTGCCTATAATACATATTGGAATAGTTGTGGCAATAACAAGTGTTGAACGGATACTTCTTAAAAAAATTAAAAGCACAATAACTGCTAAAAGTCCGCCTGCAATAATATTAGATTTTACTAGACTTACAGCATTTAAAATATATCCACGCTGGTCTGACACCCAGATAAATTCTATGCCGTTATCTTTTAATATAGTATTATTTAAATCATTTATTACTTTTTCCAAATCGTTAGTTAAATCTAATATATTATAGCCTGCCTGAGCAATAATACCGATATTCATAGCATTTTTATTATTATATCTAACAAAAGCATCCTTTTTCTCATAGCCGTAATCAACATGAGCTACATCGCCAAGTTTAAGCCTTGAATTATCACTGCTTACAATTACAATATTTGCTATATCATCAGGGGTTTTACCTTCTCCAATAGTTCTAAAACGATAATTTTTTGCACCATAAGCTCTTGTTCCTGCTGAAACATCAATATTTTCTTTCTTAACTGCATTAATTATTTGAGAAAGGCTGATATTATATGCCCCCATTTTATATGGGTCTACAATAATCTGCACCTGTTTTGCCCTGCCGCCCCAATACCACATATCTGCAACACCCTGAACACGCTCAATATATGGTTTGATTACTTCTTCAAAGTAGCTTAAATATTCATCTACACTTCTTGTATTGCCGTCTCTTGTTGTAAGCATTAATTCAACAGACGCAAATGAGTCGCTGTCTGCTGAGCGGATAGTTGGTTTATCCATATCATCAGGATACCCTTTAACTTCATCAAGTTTGTTTGATACAAGAAGTATTGCATCATCAACATTAACAGATAAATCAAAAGTAAGTTTTACATTACATCTGCCTTCCATAGCAGCACTTTCAAACTCTATCAAGCCCGGTATACTTTTTAATACTCTTTCCTGCCTGTCTATAATTTCTTTTTCCATATCATAAGGGGATGCACCTGTCCATGTTGTGCGAATAGTAATCTGCGGATATTCTATATTTGGAATAAGACGGTATGGCATATTCAAAGCAGCCTGCACACCAAAAAGCACTACAAAAAAGACTGCTACTAATACTTTTACAGGGTTCTCTAATGCATATTTAATCATAATATCAGCCTATTTTAGAAGTTATTTTAATTTTTACACCATTATTTACTGCATTATTGCCGTCTAATACTATCTGGTCATCTTTCTTTAATGAGCCTTCTGTTACAGAGCTTACTGCTGCATAGCCACCGTTATAGCCTATTATTTTCACTGGGATAAATCTTACTCGCTCATCTTCTGATACTTTAAATACTCCCTTAACACTGTTTCGCTCTACAACAGCATCTCGCGGAACTAATAAGGAATGGATTTTACTGCCTGATGGGATTAAGGCGATTACAAAAACTCCTTCTTTTAAATCTGGGTCTTGACCTAAATCTATCCTTGTTAAAAATAATCTGGTGGCTGGGTCACCTTTGGAATTGATAGATAACACTTTGCCAGTATATTCTTTACGGCTTGTCTTAACTGTTACTGACTGACCAGCTTTAATATAGGGAAGCACTGTTTCTGGAATATAGACTTTTGCTTCATAAGTCAAGGTAGCTACTCCTGCTACTACTCCGCCAGAATTAACCCATTCGCCAACTTCCACATTCTTACTAATCACTACTCCTTTTAACGGGGATTTGATTACCATTTTATCTTTCTGAGTCTCTAACTGCTTCTGCTGTGACAAGGATGATATATACATACTTTGTGCATTTGTGTAATCTGTTAATGAGTCTTGATATTTCTGCTGAGATATGGAATGCTGGTTATATAAGGCTTTATTGCGGTTAAAATCTCTTAATGCTTTATCTAAATTAGATTTTGCCTGCTTAGTAGATGCTTCTGCACTTGATACACTGTAACTTAATAAACTGTCATCTAAACTTGCAAGTGGCTGACCTATCTCTACTGCATCGCCTTCATTTACATATACTTTTAATACTTTGCCTGCACTTTCTGCTGCTACTTCTGAGCTTTCACTAAAATAGGCTGAACCCGTTATCATCATTGTTGGAAAGCTCATCCCTTCTGACACTTTCTCTACTGTTACTAATACTACACGCTCTTTACTAGATGATATGCCTGATGGTTGTTTTTGTGCTGATACTAAAAATGGAATAAAAAGAAGGATAATTAAAATTACTAAAAAGCACTTTTTCATAAACAGCCCCATAACACTGACATATATTTTAATAGATTATTACTATTAGTAAAAGTTCAGCAATTTTGCAAGCCCAAATTAAAATATAAGCAGTGTTATGAAGCATAATCATACATTTTAAATTATAAAATTATCGTAATACCCTCATAGAGTTTAATAATGCAAGTAAAGCAACACCTACATCGCCAAATACTGCCATCCACATTGAAGCAATATCAAATAAGCCTAAAATTATAAACAATGCCTTAATACCAAGGGCAAAAACAATATTCTGCCATATAATTCTTTTTGTTTTTTTAGCAACTTTTACTGCATCTGCAAGTTTAACTAAAGAATCATTCATTATAACAACATCAGCTGTTTCAATAGCTGCGTCACTTCCTGCTGCTCCCATAGAAACACCAACATCTGCCATAGCAAGAACTGGTGCATCATTTATACCGTCTCCCACATATAATGAATAACCGCTTCCTTTATATTTATCTGCAAACTCTTTAAATTTTACTGCCTTGTCACTAGGCAGTAAATCATAATAATATTCTTTAATACCAGTATCTTTTAATGTGGTTTCTGTTGCATATTTATTATCTCCTGTTAAAACAGTAATGTTTTTAATGCCTGTTTCATACAGTTTATTAACAGCTTCAATAGTATCATCTTTTAGTTCATCGCTTATTATAATATAGCCTGCATATTCTTTATCTATTACCACATGGGCAACACTGCCTAAAATATTACATACACTTTCATCATGAATAGTATTTGTAAAGTGCAGCAGGCTGTCGTTTCCTACCATTATTTCTTTATCTTCTATAGATACTTTTACTCCCCTGCCGCTTATTTCTTCATATTCATTAATGGAATAATTAATATTTCCTGCATAATCTACAATAGAGCGTGCAATCGGGTGGCTTGATTTACTTTCTGCAACAGCAGCATATTTAACTATTTCATCTTCAGAATATTTACCAAAAGATTTTACTTCTGTAACTGTAAAAATACCTTTTGTAAGAGTGCCTGTTTTATCAAATGCAACAGCTTGAATATTTGATAATGCTTCAAGATAATTTGCACCTTTTATCAATATGCCTTTTTTAGATGCTCCACCAATGCCGCCAAAATAACCTAACGGAACACTGATTATTAATGCACAAGGGCATGACACAACTAATGCAACTAATGCACGATAAAGCCACTGACTAAATGAGCCCATATCTAAAAGCGGCGGCACAACAGCTATTATAAAAGCTGTAAAAAACACAACTGGTGTATAATATGATGCAAATTTTGTAATAAAATTTTCAGTTTTTGCTTTATTTGCAGCAGCATTTTCCACCATATCTAAAATTTTTGATGCTGAACTTTCTGCAAATATTTTTTCCACCTGCACTTCAATAATACCTGTTAAACTTATCATACCAGATAAAACTTTATCGCCAATTTTAGCACTTCTTGGAACAGATTCGCCTGTTAATGCTCTTGTATCAAGAGATGTTTTTCCTTTAATAATTTTGCCGTCAAGTGCTATTTTTTCTCCAGCTTTTACAATTATAGTTTCGCCAATATTTATAGTTTCAGGGTTAACTCTGCATTCTTTGCCACCACGCAGAACAACAGCATAATCTGGGCGTATTTCTAAAAGTGAATGAATAGAACGGCGGCTTTTATGAACTGCCAAATCTTGAAAAAACTCACCAGCTCTGTAAAAAAGCATAACTCCAACAGCTTCTTCATGGCTGCCTATTGCCCATGCTGCAAGTGTTGCAAATGTCATAAGAAAATTTTCGTCAAATATTTTACCATGACGAAGATTTTTTATAGATAGTAAAATTACATCTTTACCTGCAACTAAATAAACTATTACTAATACTGCATAACTTACATAAGACATGGGTGGTGTTTGAAAAGTATGCAGCATATAAAACCCTGCTCCAAAAGCAGCAAGCAGAACACCTAAAAGCATCAGCTCATTTTTTACATTAAAACTTTCTTCCTGCTTTTTTTCATGTATAACAACACCTTTTTCTATTTTATCAATAGCCTGCTGCACCTGATATATATTATCAGTATCTATCATTAATGTTTTTGTGGCAAAAACTACTGCTGCATCTTTTACGCAGGCAAGATTTTTTACACCTTCTTCTATTTTTGCAGCACACATTGGACAGTCTAAATTTTCAAGTGTATACTTTTTCATTTCATTACCTCTTTTCATTTATATGCTCTAATCCCATTAAAAGAATACTTGTAATATGGTTATCATCAAGGCTGTAATATACATTTTTACCTTCCTGCCGTGATTTTACAATACATGTCTGCCTTAAAAACCTAAGCTGCTGTGAAACAGTAGACTGTTTTAATGATAATGCAGCACATATATCATATACACAAAGCTCTACTTCTTTTAAGGCAAACAATATTTTTATCCTTGTTGTATCTGCAAATACTTTATAAAAAAGTTCCAGTGCTGCAAAAGAATATTCAGAAGGCAGGCTCTGCCTTGCTGTATGCACTGCTTCTGCATCAATAATTTTGCTTTCATCTCTCATAAAAAACTCCTGTATTTATAACATCAATTCATCATATCATTATATGATGATATATAACATTAAAAATAATACTTGTCAAGAAGAAATTTTCAATGTAAATATATTTATTATGAGTGATAAAATTAATATATTAATCGTCGAAGACGAAATCAAAGTTGCAGAAACAATTAAGTCCTACTTAGAAAAAGAAGGCTTTAATGCTTCTTTTGCTATTTTAGGCTCAGCAGCGGTGAATATTTTAAATGAAAAAACATTTAATTTGATTATCCTTGACTTAATGCTGCCAGATATTTCTGGTGAAGAAATTTGCAAAATGGTTAGAAAAACAAGCGATGTTCCTATTATCGTCCTAACTGCCAAAAGCTCTGAGGATTCAAAAGTTAATGTTTTAAATACTGGTGCTGATGATTATCTTATTAAGCCAGTTTCTCCAAGGGAGCTGGTAGCAAGAGTAAAAGCAGTGCTGCGTCGTGCAGGGCTTTTCAGTGAAAATAGTGCTGTGCCTTACAATGACGGTTTATCCATTGATTTTGCTTCAAGGACTGTTAAGAAAAATGATATAGAAATTACCTTAACGCCTAATGAGTATAAACTGCTTAAATTTCTTGCCCAGAATGCTGGCAGGTATTTTTCAAGAGAAGATTTAATTGAAGGTGCTATTGGTGCTAAATATGACGGATATGACAGAGCAGTTGATTCGCACATTAAAAATCTTCGCCAAAAAATTGAAGATAACCCTAAAAGCCCAAAATATATTGTTACTCAATATGGAGTAGGTTATAAATTTGCTGGAACTAAAATATGAAATTAAGCATTAAAAAGCAGTTTTTATTGCTTTTTCTGCTTGTTACTATTGTTTCGCTCTTTATTCTGTCCTTTATGCTTAGGACCAGTATTGACAGCTGTTTCTATGATTATAAATGGGCAGAACAAAGCAAAATATTTGATTTAATCGTATCCCGTCTTGAAACATTTTATGCTGAACATAAATCATGGGATAGTTTTAATGGCAATGAAATAGGCAATCTGGCAATGAAAGAAGGATGTTATTTTACCTTATATGATAACGAAGGTAAATTAATATGGACTTCTGAGCATACTATTGCTGCCAGAAATAATACTTCATCAGTGCATAGATACTGGCGTAATATTTATCCTGTAAATTATAAAAATCAAATAAAAGGTAAAGTGTATATTGTCCAGTTTACTGACAGTATTTTTACTCAAAAAGATATTACTTTTAGAGAAAGTGTTCTTACATATATACTAATATCATTAATTATTGCATTACTTTTATCTTTACCTTTTATAATGATATTATCATCGCGGTTTTCAAGCCCTATTACATATCTTCAAAAAAAAGCAGAAAATATGATTAAAGGCGATTTAACTACTAAAATTAAAATATCATCATCTACTACTGAAATAATAAAACTTTCTATATCGCTTGACAGACTGAGAAAATCACTTCTTCAGCAGGAAGATTTAAGAAAACAGCTTGCATCAAATATTTCTCATGAGTTAAGAACACCATTAAATGTTATTCAAAACCAGCTAGAAGCAATAATTGATGGTATTTTTGAGCCGACAGAAGAAAGGCTTGACGGGCTTTTACAGGAAGTTATCAGGCTTACAAACTTGGTAGGTGAGCTTGAAAAAATCACAACAATAG
Proteins encoded in this window:
- a CDS encoding ArsR/SmtB family transcription factor, producing the protein MRDESKIIDAEAVHTARQSLPSEYSFAALELFYKVFADTTRIKILFALKEVELCVYDICAALSLKQSTVSQQLRFLRQTCIVKSRQEGKNVYYSLDDNHITSILLMGLEHINEKR
- a CDS encoding heavy metal translocating P-type ATPase encodes the protein MKKYTLENLDCPMCAAKIEEGVKNLACVKDAAVVFATKTLMIDTDNIYQVQQAIDKIEKGVVIHEKKQEESFNVKNELMLLGVLLAAFGAGFYMLHTFQTPPMSYVSYAVLVIVYLVAGKDVILLSIKNLRHGKIFDENFLMTFATLAAWAIGSHEEAVGVMLFYRAGEFFQDLAVHKSRRSIHSLLEIRPDYAVVLRGGKECRVNPETINIGETIIVKAGEKIALDGKIIKGKTSLDTRALTGESVPRSAKIGDKVLSGMISLTGIIEVQVEKIFAESSASKILDMVENAAANKAKTENFITKFASYYTPVVFFTAFIIAVVPPLLDMGSFSQWLYRALVALVVSCPCALIISVPLGYFGGIGGASKKGILIKGANYLEALSNIQAVAFDKTGTLTKGIFTVTEVKSFGKYSEDEIVKYAAVAESKSSHPIARSIVDYAGNINYSINEYEEISGRGVKVSIEDKEIMVGNDSLLHFTNTIHDESVCNILGSVAHVVIDKEYAGYIIISDELKDDTIEAVNKLYETGIKNITVLTGDNKYATETTLKDTGIKEYYYDLLPSDKAVKFKEFADKYKGSGYSLYVGDGINDAPVLAMADVGVSMGAAGSDAAIETADVVIMNDSLVKLADAVKVAKKTKRIIWQNIVFALGIKALFIILGLFDIASMWMAVFGDVGVALLALLNSMRVLR
- a CDS encoding efflux RND transporter periplasmic adaptor subunit, with translation MKKCFLVILIILLFIPFLVSAQKQPSGISSSKERVVLVTVEKVSEGMSFPTMMITGSAYFSESSEVAAESAGKVLKVYVNEGDAVEIGQPLASLDDSLLSYSVSSAEASTKQAKSNLDKALRDFNRNKALYNQHSISQQKYQDSLTDYTNAQSMYISSLSQQKQLETQKDKMVIKSPLKGVVISKNVEVGEWVNSGGVVAGVATLTYEAKVYIPETVLPYIKAGQSVTVKTSRKEYTGKVLSINSKGDPATRLFLTRIDLGQDPDLKEGVFVIALIPSGSKIHSLLVPRDAVVERNSVKGVFKVSEDERVRFIPVKIIGYNGGYAAVSSVTEGSLKKDDQIVLDGNNAVNNGVKIKITSKIG
- a CDS encoding response regulator transcription factor, with the protein product MSDKINILIVEDEIKVAETIKSYLEKEGFNASFAILGSAAVNILNEKTFNLIILDLMLPDISGEEICKMVRKTSDVPIIVLTAKSSEDSKVNVLNTGADDYLIKPVSPRELVARVKAVLRRAGLFSENSAVPYNDGLSIDFASRTVKKNDIEITLTPNEYKLLKFLAQNAGRYFSREDLIEGAIGAKYDGYDRAVDSHIKNLRQKIEDNPKSPKYIVTQYGVGYKFAGTKI
- a CDS encoding sensor histidine kinase, which gives rise to MKLSIKKQFLLLFLLVTIVSLFILSFMLRTSIDSCFYDYKWAEQSKIFDLIVSRLETFYAEHKSWDSFNGNEIGNLAMKEGCYFTLYDNEGKLIWTSEHTIAARNNTSSVHRYWRNIYPVNYKNQIKGKVYIVQFTDSIFTQKDITFRESVLTYILISLIIALLLSLPFIMILSSRFSSPITYLQKKAENMIKGDLTTKIKISSSTTEIIKLSISLDRLRKSLLQQEDLRKQLASNISHELRTPLNVIQNQLEAIIDGIFEPTEERLDGLLQEVIRLTNLVGELEKITTIESNEFIPDIKDVKLASVVENVCSTFEAAFQRKNIDLITKLQKGIIVKAQEDKLIQLIINIVNNALKYTESGSVTVSTYMENDHAVFEVKDTGIGLSEEDKIKIFERFYRVEKSRNRNTGGAGLGLAIVKNIADAHGWEIEVESDGKSCTTFKINF